One Streptomyces lincolnensis genomic region harbors:
- a CDS encoding DUF3105 domain-containing protein, with amino-acid sequence MGSSRIKAQRAERRAKVEEMRRAQEARDRRNRMITWISSGVIVAGVIGGGWYLVDRSQDQNAAEERAAAAPIKGERTFKDLSQNHVTKPVDYKMSPAVGGDHDQVWMNCNGDVYDREIAEMNAVHSLEHGAVWITYNDKAADTDVSALKDKVQGTPYTLMSPYADQSSPITLSAWGRQLAVNSASDPRVDTFLTKYVQGDQTPEPGAACTGGKSA; translated from the coding sequence ATGGGATCGTCCCGAATCAAAGCCCAGCGCGCCGAACGCCGCGCCAAGGTGGAAGAAATGCGCCGCGCCCAGGAGGCACGCGACCGCCGCAACCGCATGATCACCTGGATCTCCAGCGGGGTCATCGTCGCCGGTGTGATCGGCGGCGGCTGGTACCTCGTGGACCGCAGCCAGGATCAGAACGCGGCCGAGGAACGCGCGGCCGCCGCCCCGATCAAGGGCGAGCGCACCTTCAAGGACCTCAGCCAGAACCACGTCACCAAGCCGGTCGACTACAAGATGTCCCCGGCGGTCGGCGGGGACCACGACCAGGTCTGGATGAACTGCAACGGCGACGTCTACGACCGGGAGATAGCCGAGATGAACGCCGTCCACTCCCTCGAACACGGCGCCGTCTGGATCACCTACAACGACAAGGCCGCCGACACCGACGTCAGCGCCCTCAAGGACAAGGTCCAGGGGACGCCGTACACCCTCATGAGCCCCTACGCCGACCAGTCCTCCCCGATCACCCTCTCCGCCTGGGGCAGGCAACTGGCCGTGAACTCCGCCTCGGACCCCCGCGTGGACACCTTCCTCACCAAGTACGTCCAGGGCGACCAGACTCCGGAACCGGGCGCGGCCTGCACGGGAGGGAAGTCGGCCTGA
- a CDS encoding SDR family NAD(P)-dependent oxidoreductase translates to MSRILVTGSADGLGRAAADSLLSAGHEVVVHARNPERAAGLDALSDRGAHVVVGDFAERDAVRRVAAELNDGKPLDAVIHNAGVWSGPAVMPVNVIAPYLVTALLRGPRRLVYLSSSSHFDGRPSTDGVDWRGGKAGSYSDSKLFVTALAAAVARLRPGVLSNAVDPGWVPTKMGGPNAPDDLELGHRTQEWLASSDDPQALTTGGYWYYGEQLEPHGSVHDEDFQDRLLRTLAEETGTVL, encoded by the coding sequence GTGAGTCGGATCCTGGTGACCGGTTCCGCGGACGGTCTCGGGCGGGCCGCGGCGGACTCGCTGCTGTCCGCCGGGCACGAGGTGGTGGTGCACGCGCGGAACCCGGAACGCGCGGCGGGTCTCGACGCGTTGTCCGACCGCGGGGCGCACGTCGTGGTGGGCGACTTCGCCGAGCGGGACGCCGTACGGCGCGTCGCCGCCGAACTGAACGACGGCAAGCCGCTCGACGCGGTCATCCACAACGCCGGGGTGTGGAGCGGTCCGGCCGTCATGCCGGTCAACGTGATCGCGCCGTATCTGGTCACGGCCCTGCTGCGCGGGCCGCGCCGGCTGGTGTACCTGAGCAGCAGCTCGCACTTCGACGGGCGTCCCTCGACGGACGGGGTCGACTGGCGGGGCGGGAAGGCGGGTTCCTACTCCGACAGCAAACTGTTCGTCACGGCGCTCGCGGCGGCGGTGGCCCGGCTGCGCCCCGGAGTGCTGAGCAACGCCGTCGATCCGGGCTGGGTGCCCACGAAGATGGGCGGCCCGAACGCACCGGACGACCTCGAACTCGGCCACCGCACGCAGGAGTGGCTCGCCTCCAGCGACGATCCGCAGGCCCTGACCACCGGCGGCTACTGGTACTACGGCGAACAGTTGGAACCCCACGGCTCCGTCCACGACGAGGACTTCCAGGACCGCCTCCTGCGGACACTGGCCGAGGAGACGGGCACCGTGCTCTGA